The proteins below come from a single Miscanthus floridulus cultivar M001 chromosome 1, ASM1932011v1, whole genome shotgun sequence genomic window:
- the LOC136508966 gene encoding uncharacterized protein: protein MANGSGYGWALAAGFNAALAAISAKFFATLLLKYGMVILFNVTMWGCYVNSLKALSSLQATVTNFAANFISSGLAGYFLFEEPLPSKWFAGASLIILGVFILSKSSIEDKQNSD from the exons ATGGCGAACGGCAGCGGCTACGGGTGGGCCCTCGCGGCGGGTTTCAACGCCGCGCTCGCCGCCATCTCCGCTAAGTTCTTCGCCACTCTG TTACTGAAATATGGCATGGTGATACTTTTCAATGTGACAATGTGGGGGTGCTATGTCAACAGCCTCAAAGCTTTGTCATCCCTCCAGGCAACAGTGACAAACTTCGCCGCCAACTTCATCTCGTCTGGGCTTGCAGGGTATTTCCTGTTTGAAGAGCCCTTGCCTTCTAAG TGGTTTGCAGGTGCCAGTCTCATCATTCTTGGCGTCTTTATTCTCAGCAAGTCAAGCATCGAGGATAAACAGAACTCAGATTAG
- the LOC136508973 gene encoding uncharacterized protein: MAQREARAGKAAAAAGGGGHVALEMGGGVGEQRAAATTTTTTWACGAAVAGVGLAGAGVLVWWALAFHPAHQQLWMVPVGLVLLGTPLLAWLSLFASGACRWIDRLRDHQPPPVRPAPDPER, translated from the coding sequence ATGGCGCAGCGCGAGGCGCGTGCGggtaaggcggcggcggcggccggcggcgggggGCACGTCGCGCTGGAGATGGGCGGCGGCGTGGGGGAGCAgagggcggcggcgacgacgacgacgacgacgtgggcGTGCGGGGCGGCCGTGGCGGGCGTGGGGCTGGCGGGTGCCGGCGTGCTGGTGTGGTGGGCGCTGGCGTTCCACCCGGCGCACCAGCAGCTGTGGATGGTGCCCGTCGGCCTCGTCCTCCTCGGCACGCCGCTCCTCGCCTGGCTCTCCCTCTTCGCCTCCGGCGCTTGCCGCTGGATCGACCGCCTCCGCGACCACCAGCCACCGCCCGTCCGCCCTGCCCCGGACCCGgagcgatga